The Populus alba chromosome 6, ASM523922v2, whole genome shotgun sequence genome contains a region encoding:
- the LOC118048149 gene encoding LOW QUALITY PROTEIN: pentatricopeptide repeat-containing protein At2g38420, mitochondrial (The sequence of the model RefSeq protein was modified relative to this genomic sequence to represent the inferred CDS: deleted 1 base in 1 codon) yields MVGCTSKKSASFFLRKHRKWPYSPYKARWHRTFNQQQAMQSLKQSALKPPQQESPNKPHLLSSLIHSFSIYDVEPTPKAFDFIFKTLVNTSQFHHIPSVLDHLEKVESFEPPESTFAYLIEVYGRTNKTQEAIELFYRIPKFRCVPSVYSLNTLISVLCRNSKGLKLVPEILLKSQVMNIRVEESTFQVLITALCRIRKVGFAIEMMNCMVNEGFSVNAEIYSLLLSCLCEQKDATKFEVMGFLEQLRKLGFFPGMVDYSNVIRFLVKGKMGLDALHVLNHMKSDRIKPDIFCYTMVLHGVIEDKDYLKADELFDELLVFGLVPDAYTYNVYINGLCKQNNVEAGIKMVASMEELGCKPNLITYNMLVKQLCKVGELSKAGKLVREMGLKGIGLNMQTYRIMIDGLASNGKIVEACGLFEEALDKGLCTQSLMFDEIICGLCNGDLSCKALELLEKMKWLKLVVKSLSLGEFFIFWGDGSTNKLCLLDFQ; encoded by the exons ATGGTTGGTTGCACTTCTAAGAAGAGTGCTAGTTTCTTCCTAAGAAAACACAGGAAATGGCCATACTCACCTTACAAGGCCAGATGGCACAGAACTTTCAATCAACAACAAGCCATGCAATCTCTTAAACAATCAGCCCTAAAACCGCCGCAACAAGAATCTCCCAACAAACCCCATCTTCTGTCTTCTCTTATTCACTCCTTTAGCATCTACGATGTTGAACCAACACCTAAAGCCTTTGACTTCATATTCAAAACCCTTGTTAATACCTCTCAATTCCATCACATTCCTTCAGTTCTTGACCATCTCGAAAAAGTTGAAAGCTTTGAACCACCTGAATCTACTTTTGCTTATCTGATTGAAGTTTATGGCAGAACTAATAAAACTCAGGAAGCAATTGAATTGTTTTACAGAATCCCAAAGTTTAGATGTGTCCCTTCTGTTTACTCACTCAATACTCTGATTTCAGTTCTTTGTAGAAACAGTAAAGGTTTAAAGTTGGTGCCTGAAATCTTGTTGAAGAGTCAGGTTATGAATATTCGAGTGGAAGAATCGACTTTTCAGGTATTGATTACTGCTCTTTGTAGGATTAGAAAGGTGGGTTTTGCTATTGAGATGATGAATTGTATGGTGAATGAAGGGTTTAGTGTAAATGCAGAAATATATTCTTTGTTGTTGTCATGTCTCTGTGAACAGAAAGATGCAACTAAATTCGAGGTCATGGGGTTTTTAGAGCAATTGAGGAAGTTAGGATTTTTCCCTGGAATGGTGGATTATAGTAATGTTATTAGATTTTTAGTGAAAGGAAAAATGGGTTTGGATGCTTTGCATGTTTTGAATCACATGAAATCAGATAGAATTAAGCCTGATATTTTTTGCTACACTATGGTTTTGCATGGGGTGATTGAAGATAAGGACTATTTGAAGGCGGATGAGTTGTTCGATGAGTTGcttgtttttggtttggttcCTGATGCTTATACTTACAATGTGTATATAAATGGTTTGTGTAAGCAAAATAATGTCGAAGCGGGGATCAAAATGGTTGCTAGTATGGAGGAATTGGGATGCAAGCCTAATTTGATTACTTATAATATGTTAGTGAAGCAGTTGTGTAAGGTTGGAGAACTTAGTAAGGCAGGCAAGCTTGTGAGGGAGATGGGATTGAAAGGAATTGGGCTAAATATGCAGACATATAGGATAATGATTGATGGCCTGGCAAGCAATGGTAAAATTGTTGAAGCATGTGGTTTATTTGAGGAAGCATTGGATAAGGGTTTATGCACTCAGAGTTTGATGTTTGATGAGATAATTTGTGGTTTATGCAATGGAGACCTAAGTTGTAAAGCACTCGAATTACTTGAGAAAATG AAATGGTTGAAGTTAGTGGTGAAAAGTTTGAGCCTA GGAGAGTTTTTCATCTTCTGGGGTGATGGATCTACAAATAAATTGTGTTTGTTGGATTTTCAGTAA
- the LOC118048148 gene encoding TOM1-like protein 6, translated as MALAMGMGLGSSSSATVAVDKATSDLLIGPDWTMNIDICDSVNSHHWQAKDVVKALKKRLQHKSPKVQLLALTLLETMVKNCGDYVHFQIAEKNVLGEMVKIIKKKTDMHVRDKILALLDSWQEAFGGPGGKHPQYYWAYEELRRAGVEFPQRSLDAAPIFTPPASNPTLRLTQPGYGTPSNSSRRLDETMAAEIEGLSLSGLDSMWDVMELLNDMLQAVNPGNLEAIKDEVIVDLVDRCRSNQKKLMQMLATTGDEELLGKGLELNDSMQILLAKHDAIASGSPMPTQVTSLCAKPSEGWSSDIKPTEARDASPRSTTNSTTLVPNVTRSALDEEDEEEDGFAQLARRHSKTRSMSSHSSCGTNGALVPLDAGVPIASTSSPCNALALPEPPAPVRTMKEQDMIDLLSLTLSTSTSPHTPPVSKTMPQIHVSSNIQGYPFVSPTYPVNHGPIPYNSYVVPWAQPQTQQHHLPPPSQPLQQLQPQPQQKAVPQPQPQLYLQPQSQPQLEPQFQLQHPRYLSCYPPPPWAATTGHLSNQNHMSATNSMLSSPQANKTASYTPVQAARPVQQFNSFPTKAGNGSTMNGNPWMSSASRIPAAPGQKQSFVPPYRLFEDLNVLGNADGRYKMTSSTPPSLSGSSGESMVGGRK; from the exons ATGGCTCTTGCTATGGGGATGGGTTTGGGTTCGTCTTCTTCGGCAACAGTAGCCGTTGATAAAGCAACAAGCGATCTTTTAATCGGTCCTGATTGGACCATGAATATTGATATTTGTGACTCCGTTAATTCTCATCACTg gcAAGCCAAAGATGTAGTGAAAGCTTTGAAGAAAAGGTTGCAGCACAAGAGCCCTAAAGTCCAACTACTCGCTTTGACG CTTTTGGAGACAATGGTGAAGAACTGTGGTGATtatgtccattttcaaattgcTGAAAAGAATGTATTGGGGGAAATGGTGAAAATCATAAAGAAGAAG ACAGATATGCATGTGAGAGATAAGATTCTGGCTTTGCTTGATTCGTGGCAAGAGGCATTTGGTGGGCCTGGAGGAAAGCATCCTCAGTATTATTGGGCATATGAGGAATTAAGG CGTGCTGGAGTTGAATTTCCCCAGCGATCATTAGATGCAGCTCCAATATTTACACCACCAGCATCCAATCCAACATTGAGGCTTACCCAACCTGGTTATGGAACGCCTAGCAATTCTTCTAGAAGACTTGATGAAACAATGGCTGCAGAGATTGAAGGCTTAAG CTTGTCAGGCTTGGATTCCATGTGGGATGTTATGGAGCTCTTGAATGATATGCTGCAAGCTGTTAACCCTGGAAACCTTGAG GCTATAAAAGATGAAGTGATAGTTGATCTTGTCGACCGGTGTCGGTCGAACCAGAAAAAGTTGATGCAGATGCTAGCTACAACTGG GGACGAGGAACTTCTTGGTAAGGGTCTTGAACTAAATGACAGTATGCAAATCTTGCTTGCAAAACATGATGCTATTGCTTCTGGCTCTCCAATGCCAACTCAAGTTACAAGCTTATGCGCCAAACCAAGTGAAGGATGGTCCTCGGACATCAAGCCAACTGAAGCAAGGGATGCCAGCCCAAGATCTACAACTAATTCCACCACACTAGTTCCTAATGTGACAAGGAGCGCTCTAGATGAAGAGGATGAAGAGGAGGATGGCTTCGCACAGCTAGCTCGGAG GCATTCCAAAACACGTTCCATGTCATCTCACAGCTCATGTGGAACAAACGGGGCTCTTGTGCCGTTGGATGCTGGCGTGCCCATTGCATCAACCTCGTCCCCATGCAATGCTCTGGCTCTTCCTGAACCACCTGCACCAGTAAGAACCATGAAAGAGCAGGATATGATTGACCTTTTGAGCCTCACCTTGTCAACATCAACCTCCCCTCACACCCCTCCAGTCTCCAAAACCATGCCTCAAATACATGTTTCCTCCAATATACAAGGTTATCCGTTTGTTTCTCCAACGTATCCTGTAAACCATGGGCCCATTCCATACAACAGCTATGTCGTTCCATGGGCCCAGCCTCAAACTCAGCAGCACCATTTACCACCTCCATCTCAACCACTTCAACAGTTGCAACCTCAACCCCAGCAGAAAGCAGTGCCTCAGCCTCAGCCTCAGCTGTACTTGCAGCCCCAATCTCAACCACAATTAGAACCTCAGTTCCAGTTGCAACATCCTCGGTACTTGTCTTGCTACCCACCTCCACCCTGGGCAGCTACAACTGGTCATCTCAGCAACCAAAATCACATGTCTGCTACAAATAGTATGCTTTCATCTCCCCAAGCCAACAAAACTGCATCTTATACACCAGTGCAAGCTGCTAGACCTGTGCAACAATTTAACTCATTTCCCACAAAAGCAGGCAATGGATCAACCATGAATGGTAATCCTTGGATGAGTTCCGCCTCTAGGATACCTGCAGCTCCAGGACAAAAGCAGTCCTTTGTTCCCCCATACAGGTTGTTTGAAGATCTAAATGTTCTTGGAAATGCGGATGGAAGGTATAAAATGACTAGCAGCACACCACCAAGCTTGTCAGGATCATCTGGCGAAAGTATGGTGGGTGGGAGGAAGTGA